One genomic window of Microbacterium testaceum StLB037 includes the following:
- a CDS encoding NAD(P)H-binding protein, protein MITITGATGALNGRTVEHLLREVDPSDLTVVVRDPARVESFARRGVAVRQGDYADAERLPAAFEGADRLLLVSSNDQGADAVALHEAAIRAAVTAGVGHVFYTSHQGAHADSPFSPARDHAATEELLAASGLRWTSLRNGFYAHALEWMLGPWRETGVVAVPAEGPVSWTSRDDAAEAAALLLLQPEPPRGPVTLTAAEAPTFADLARWAAEASGLAVGFEVIDERGWMQRAVQAGQPEGAARFTLGIFQAAAGGFFAGTTPTLRDLLDRDPATAGDVVESVARR, encoded by the coding sequence ATGATCACCATCACCGGGGCGACAGGCGCCCTCAACGGCCGCACGGTCGAGCACCTCCTGCGGGAGGTCGATCCGTCGGACCTCACGGTCGTCGTCCGCGACCCTGCCCGAGTGGAATCCTTCGCGCGTCGCGGGGTCGCCGTCCGTCAGGGCGACTACGCGGATGCCGAGAGGCTCCCCGCCGCTTTCGAGGGGGCGGATCGACTGCTGCTCGTCTCGTCCAACGACCAGGGCGCCGACGCGGTCGCTCTGCACGAGGCGGCGATCCGCGCGGCCGTCACCGCGGGCGTCGGACACGTGTTCTACACGAGCCACCAGGGCGCCCACGCGGACTCGCCGTTCTCCCCGGCGCGCGACCACGCCGCGACCGAGGAGCTTCTCGCCGCCTCCGGGCTCCGGTGGACGTCGCTGCGCAACGGGTTCTACGCCCACGCGCTCGAGTGGATGCTCGGTCCGTGGCGCGAGACGGGCGTCGTGGCGGTTCCCGCCGAGGGGCCCGTGTCATGGACCTCGCGTGACGACGCGGCCGAGGCGGCCGCCCTGCTCCTCCTGCAGCCGGAGCCCCCGCGGGGGCCGGTGACCCTGACCGCCGCCGAGGCGCCGACCTTCGCCGACCTCGCGCGCTGGGCGGCGGAGGCCTCCGGGCTTGCCGTCGGATTCGAGGTGATCGACGAGCGGGGCTGGATGCAGCGCGCCGTCCAGGCGGGACAGCCCGAGGGGGCGGCGCGGTTCACGCTCGGGATCTTCCAGGCGGCGGCGGGCGGCTTCTTCGCCGGCACCACGCCCACGCTCCGTGACCTGCTCGACCGTGACCCGGCCACGGCGGGGGACGTGGTGGAGTCCGTCGCGCGGCGGTGA
- a CDS encoding sensor histidine kinase: MRLSVGGRLALVSLGVVVLVAGVLAVLLSFQLTDSGQRQAEQVTRSVAETLAHEPDVAALVERRDSDTLQPMVEAILGDADLSFVTIMTPDGIRLTHRNRSEIGQEYQGSRDEALAGQTYTEVYEGTLGPSVRTIAPIREGGDEDGPIVGLVSVGVTLGAVQQDLAARVPLIAVASAAIVGVGVLGALYVRRSARRVTGSYTPAELSRLVESYETVLHSLREGLVVTDREGRIVLYNDEAADLLGLPPASMGQVSLDPNEVDMDATLAEAISTGRRMVEETVVNGDRVLLVNQEDARDLNGRRAPERGHVMTLRDRSELQALLGELEGVRTLSDTLRSQTHEHGNRLHALLALLELGRIEDARRLIVASTGERQELADRLVSDDEDAVVVALLLGKLDEAAERGVRLDLDVSEPRPTLPLAPAEAVTVVGNLVDNALDAAAAGAEPRWVRAALADNGSDVVIEVSDSGGGFDPSLADPFAFGASTKAEHAPGGRGVGLALVRDIVAARGGTLQVTADPTRVRVFLPSVEEAS; encoded by the coding sequence ATGCGACTGAGCGTGGGTGGGCGGCTGGCGCTCGTCTCTCTCGGCGTCGTCGTGCTCGTCGCGGGTGTCCTCGCGGTGCTGCTGTCGTTCCAGCTCACCGACTCGGGACAGCGTCAGGCCGAGCAGGTCACCCGGTCGGTCGCCGAGACCCTCGCCCACGAACCCGACGTCGCCGCCCTCGTCGAGCGACGCGATTCCGACACCCTGCAGCCCATGGTCGAGGCGATCCTGGGCGATGCCGACCTGTCGTTCGTCACGATCATGACGCCCGACGGCATCCGTCTCACCCACCGCAATCGCTCCGAGATCGGCCAGGAATACCAGGGGTCGCGCGACGAGGCGCTCGCCGGTCAGACCTACACCGAGGTGTACGAGGGGACCCTCGGGCCCTCCGTGCGCACGATCGCGCCCATCCGCGAGGGCGGCGACGAGGACGGACCCATCGTCGGTCTCGTCTCGGTCGGGGTCACGCTCGGCGCCGTGCAGCAGGACCTCGCCGCTCGCGTGCCGCTGATCGCCGTGGCATCCGCCGCCATCGTCGGTGTCGGCGTGCTCGGCGCGCTGTATGTGCGGCGCAGCGCCCGCCGGGTGACCGGGTCGTACACCCCGGCCGAGCTGTCGCGCCTGGTCGAGAGCTACGAGACGGTGCTGCACTCGCTGCGCGAGGGGCTCGTCGTCACCGACCGCGAGGGCCGCATCGTGCTGTACAACGACGAGGCCGCCGACCTGCTCGGGCTTCCGCCCGCGAGCATGGGCCAGGTCTCGCTCGACCCGAACGAGGTCGACATGGATGCCACCCTGGCCGAGGCCATCTCCACCGGGCGCCGCATGGTCGAGGAGACGGTGGTCAACGGCGACCGCGTGCTGCTCGTGAACCAGGAGGACGCGCGCGACCTGAACGGACGCCGCGCCCCCGAGCGCGGGCACGTCATGACGCTCCGCGACCGGTCGGAGCTGCAGGCGCTCCTCGGCGAGCTCGAGGGCGTCCGCACGCTCAGCGACACCCTCCGCTCGCAGACGCACGAGCACGGCAACCGCCTGCACGCGCTGCTGGCGCTGCTCGAACTCGGGCGGATCGAGGACGCGCGGCGGTTGATCGTGGCATCCACCGGCGAACGCCAAGAACTGGCCGACCGACTGGTCTCGGATGACGAGGATGCGGTGGTCGTCGCCCTGCTGCTCGGCAAGCTCGACGAGGCGGCCGAGCGCGGGGTGCGACTCGACCTCGACGTGTCCGAACCGCGGCCGACCCTGCCGCTCGCGCCCGCCGAGGCGGTGACCGTCGTCGGCAACCTCGTCGACAATGCTCTGGATGCCGCGGCCGCGGGCGCGGAACCCCGGTGGGTGCGCGCGGCTCTGGCGGACAACGGCAGCGACGTGGTGATCGAGGTGTCGGACAGCGGGGGCGGGTTCGATCCGTCGCTCGCCGACCCCTTCGCGTTCGGGGCGTCGACGAAGGCCGAGCACGCCCCCGGCGGGCGCGGCGTCGGACTCGCGCTCGTGCGCGATATCGTGGCCGCCCGGGGTGGAACCCTGCAGGTCACCGCCGACCCGACGAGGGTGCGGGTGTTCCTGCCGTCGGTGGAGGAGGCGTCGTGA
- a CDS encoding tripartite tricarboxylate transporter TctB family protein → MTEPSTLTTGSLRVQRTPRWYTGRSELVVVAGVFVLAAFLTYGTATMQVPADVAFPGPQFFPMLVSGFLWLAGIGLLIEVLRTSRRSHVADDPVEISNEMLEDLGAIDETGEIRIVSPADVASTSKPAAVDWRTLGITVAALAGFIVVLPVLGWILSAAALFWVISWAFGSRRPLLDIGVSVIVSSLVQLAFGAGLGLSLPAGILEGLSPWIS, encoded by the coding sequence GTGACCGAACCGTCCACCCTCACCACGGGGTCGCTGCGCGTGCAGCGCACGCCCCGCTGGTACACCGGCCGCAGCGAGCTGGTGGTCGTCGCGGGGGTCTTCGTCCTCGCCGCGTTCCTGACGTACGGCACCGCGACCATGCAGGTGCCTGCCGACGTCGCCTTCCCCGGGCCCCAGTTCTTCCCGATGCTGGTCAGTGGCTTCCTCTGGCTCGCCGGGATCGGGCTGCTGATCGAGGTGCTGCGCACGAGCCGCCGCTCCCATGTCGCCGACGACCCCGTCGAGATCTCGAACGAGATGCTCGAGGACCTCGGCGCGATCGACGAGACGGGGGAGATCCGCATCGTCTCGCCCGCAGACGTCGCGTCGACATCGAAGCCGGCCGCCGTCGATTGGCGCACGCTCGGCATCACCGTGGCTGCGCTCGCCGGGTTCATCGTCGTGCTGCCCGTCCTCGGGTGGATCCTCTCGGCCGCCGCCCTCTTCTGGGTCATCTCGTGGGCGTTCGGCAGCCGCCGGCCGCTGCTCGATATCGGGGTCTCGGTGATCGTGTCCTCCCTCGTGCAGCTCGCCTTCGGCGCGGGGCTCGGCCTCTCGCTTCCTGCCGGCATCCTGGAAGGACTCTCGCCGTGGATCAGCTGA
- a CDS encoding response regulator produces MIRVLVVDDDALALELHTAYVERVPGFEVAGQASGARAALTAIADPERRIDLVLLDMTMPDGNGLDVARRVRAAGSGVDIIAVTAVRDAATVRAAVSIGVVQYLIKPFAFAAFRERLEAYRAYVEGLDRAAGDATQSEVDALLGSLRTVTSPGLPKGLSDETLQAVAERVRTASGAVSSTEVGESEGMSRVTARRYLEHLADVGRVRREPRYGGPGRPEITYAWVRA; encoded by the coding sequence GTGATCCGGGTCCTGGTCGTCGATGACGACGCCCTCGCCCTCGAGCTGCACACGGCCTACGTGGAGCGCGTGCCCGGATTCGAGGTCGCGGGGCAGGCGTCGGGAGCTCGGGCCGCGCTCACGGCGATCGCCGACCCCGAACGCCGGATCGACCTCGTGCTCCTCGACATGACGATGCCCGACGGCAACGGCCTCGACGTCGCGCGGCGCGTGCGCGCGGCCGGATCGGGCGTCGACATCATCGCGGTGACGGCGGTCCGGGATGCCGCGACCGTCCGCGCCGCGGTGTCGATCGGGGTCGTGCAGTACCTCATCAAGCCGTTCGCGTTCGCGGCCTTCCGCGAGCGCCTCGAGGCGTACCGCGCCTACGTCGAGGGCCTGGATCGCGCGGCGGGCGACGCGACGCAGTCCGAGGTGGACGCGCTGCTCGGATCGCTGCGCACCGTCACGTCGCCCGGGCTGCCGAAGGGCTTGAGCGACGAGACGCTGCAGGCCGTCGCGGAGCGGGTGCGCACGGCATCCGGAGCCGTCTCCTCGACCGAGGTGGGCGAGAGCGAGGGGATGTCCCGGGTCACCGCCCGGCGCTACCTCGAGCACCTCGCCGACGTGGGCCGCGTGCGCCGCGAGCCCCGCTACGGCGGCCCCGGCCGCCCCGAGATCACGTACGCGTGGGTGCGGGCGTGA
- a CDS encoding Lrp/AsnC family transcriptional regulator, translating into MPDDELHPHDARIIELLSADARITNAAIAEDLGVAASTAHARLRSLVERGLITGFHAAVDQSRLGRGLQAIVGVTLRPGQRQESIHAFAHDVRRHPDVIQLFFLGGADDFLVHIAVDDSSAVRRFVVDHLSARHSVASTRTSIIFEYHRNAVAADFD; encoded by the coding sequence ATGCCCGATGACGAGTTGCACCCGCACGATGCCCGCATCATCGAGCTGCTGTCCGCCGACGCGCGCATCACGAACGCCGCGATCGCCGAGGACCTCGGCGTGGCCGCGTCGACCGCGCACGCCCGCCTGCGTTCGCTCGTCGAGCGGGGCCTCATCACCGGCTTCCACGCGGCGGTGGATCAGAGCCGACTCGGCCGCGGACTCCAGGCGATCGTCGGCGTGACCCTCCGCCCCGGGCAACGACAGGAGAGCATCCACGCGTTCGCGCACGACGTGCGGCGGCATCCGGACGTCATCCAGCTCTTCTTCCTCGGCGGCGCCGACGATTTCCTGGTCCACATCGCGGTCGACGACTCGTCCGCCGTCCGCCGCTTCGTCGTCGATCATCTCTCCGCGCGGCACAGCGTGGCATCCACACGGACGAGCATCATCTTCGAGTACCACCGGAACGCGGTCGCGGCCGACTTCGACTGA
- the mmuM gene encoding homocysteine S-methyltransferase codes for MIDLASTLPARAVVLDGGLGTLLEARGNDVSSSLWSARILRDDPDEVRAAHAAFIDAGAEVVITSSYQVGFGVGIPDADVDTLLRRSVTLAREAGDVAVAASVGPMGALRADGSEYTGEYGLTLEQLRDRHRRRLRVLADAGADLLAIETIPAELEVEALSLELEGLGIPALFSLSADSTGFASAGSLDRALRTAASAPGVIAVGVNCCAPETVLPALAGAPGIPLVAYPNTGERWDATTRTWRGATAPLADAAPDWVAAGARLVGGCCRSLPADIAAIAAAVRG; via the coding sequence GTGATCGACCTGGCGTCGACCCTCCCCGCGCGGGCGGTCGTGCTCGATGGCGGCCTCGGAACCCTCCTCGAGGCCCGCGGCAACGACGTGTCGTCGTCCCTGTGGTCCGCGCGCATCCTCCGCGACGATCCCGACGAAGTCCGCGCCGCCCACGCCGCCTTCATCGACGCGGGAGCCGAGGTCGTCATCACCTCGAGCTACCAGGTCGGTTTCGGAGTCGGGATTCCGGATGCCGACGTCGACACGCTCCTCCGCCGGTCGGTGACGCTCGCCCGAGAGGCCGGCGACGTCGCGGTCGCGGCATCCGTGGGTCCGATGGGGGCTCTGCGCGCCGACGGCAGCGAGTACACCGGTGAGTACGGCCTGACCCTCGAACAGCTGCGCGACCGGCACCGTCGCCGCCTGCGCGTCCTTGCGGACGCCGGCGCCGACCTGCTCGCGATCGAGACCATCCCCGCCGAGCTCGAGGTCGAAGCGCTCTCCCTCGAGCTCGAGGGGCTCGGCATCCCCGCCCTCTTCAGCCTCTCCGCCGACAGCACCGGCTTCGCGTCCGCGGGGTCTCTCGACAGGGCGCTGCGCACCGCGGCATCCGCTCCCGGCGTCATCGCGGTCGGGGTCAACTGCTGCGCTCCCGAGACGGTCCTTCCCGCGCTCGCCGGAGCTCCCGGCATCCCGCTCGTCGCGTATCCGAACACGGGCGAACGGTGGGATGCCACCACCCGTACCTGGCGCGGCGCCACCGCCCCGTTGGCCGACGCCGCCCCCGACTGGGTCGCGGCCGGGGCGCGCCTGGTCGGCGGATGCTGCCGCTCGCTGCCCGCCGACATCGCGGCGATCGCGGCCGCGGTGCGGGGCTGA
- a CDS encoding MarR family winged helix-turn-helix transcriptional regulator, which produces MTTASNKDDEVDLLIDAWSRLLPDIDLTPLDVMSRLRRAAFHLSKLRARAFASADIALWEFDVLAVLRRAGTELSATRLIAATMIGSAAMTNRLDKLAERGLVHRRPNPSDGRAILVAITPEGIERVDAAMTELVRLEAEALRGVSRADQALLADALRVLAAGETHEA; this is translated from the coding sequence GTGACTACCGCTAGCAACAAAGATGACGAGGTCGATCTCCTCATCGACGCGTGGTCGCGACTGCTCCCCGACATCGACCTCACGCCGCTCGACGTCATGTCGCGTCTGCGGCGCGCGGCCTTCCATCTCTCGAAGCTCCGCGCGCGGGCGTTCGCGAGCGCCGACATCGCGCTGTGGGAGTTCGACGTCCTCGCGGTCCTCCGTCGCGCCGGCACCGAGCTGAGCGCCACCCGGTTGATCGCCGCGACCATGATCGGCAGCGCGGCGATGACGAACCGCCTCGACAAGCTCGCCGAGCGGGGGCTCGTGCACCGCCGCCCCAACCCCTCCGACGGTCGGGCGATCCTCGTGGCCATCACGCCCGAGGGCATCGAGCGCGTGGATGCCGCCATGACCGAGCTCGTCCGCCTCGAGGCCGAGGCGCTCCGCGGAGTCAGCCGCGCCGATCAGGCCCTGCTTGCCGATGCCCTGCGCGTCCTCGCCGCCGGGGAGACACACGAGGCGTGA
- the ald gene encoding alanine dehydrogenase, giving the protein MRVSVPTEIKNNENRVAMTPAGVDSLVHRGHEVLVQAGAGEGSGFSDEQYRAAGAEIVATAEETWARAELLVKVKEPIAPEYGFLRPDLTLFTYLHLAADRPLTDALIAAGTTAVAYETVQTADRALPLLAPMSEVAGRLSIIEGAHHLLRASGGRGLLPGGVPGTPRAKVVVIGGGVAGEHAAANALGLGARVTVVDISLPKLRQLEERFGGAIETRASTRLEIAEQLADADLVIGSVLIPGAAAPKLVTDDMVAAMKPGSVLVDIAIDQGGCFEGSRPTTHDAPTFRVHEALYYCVANMPGAVPHTSTRALSNATLPYITRIADAGWDAAASADPALAKGLNVRAGEVTNEGVRAAFAL; this is encoded by the coding sequence GTGCGCGTTTCCGTGCCGACCGAGATCAAGAACAACGAGAACCGCGTCGCGATGACGCCCGCGGGCGTGGATTCCCTCGTCCACCGCGGCCACGAGGTACTTGTCCAGGCCGGTGCCGGCGAGGGCAGCGGGTTCTCCGACGAGCAGTACCGCGCCGCGGGAGCCGAGATCGTCGCCACCGCCGAAGAGACCTGGGCGCGCGCCGAGCTCCTCGTGAAGGTCAAGGAGCCGATCGCTCCCGAGTACGGGTTCCTGCGTCCCGATCTCACGCTCTTCACCTACCTGCATCTCGCGGCCGACCGCCCGCTCACCGATGCCCTGATCGCCGCCGGCACCACCGCCGTCGCGTACGAGACCGTGCAGACCGCGGACCGCGCCCTGCCGTTGCTCGCGCCCATGAGCGAGGTCGCCGGTCGACTGTCGATCATCGAGGGCGCGCACCACCTGCTGCGCGCCTCGGGCGGACGCGGCCTGCTGCCCGGCGGGGTGCCGGGCACGCCCCGCGCGAAGGTCGTCGTGATCGGCGGCGGTGTCGCGGGGGAGCACGCGGCCGCCAATGCCCTGGGACTCGGTGCTCGCGTGACGGTCGTCGACATCTCGCTGCCCAAGCTCCGCCAGCTCGAGGAGCGTTTCGGGGGTGCGATCGAGACCCGCGCCTCGACCCGCCTCGAGATCGCCGAGCAGCTCGCCGATGCCGACCTCGTGATCGGCTCGGTGCTGATCCCGGGAGCGGCGGCCCCCAAGCTCGTGACCGACGACATGGTCGCCGCGATGAAGCCCGGCTCGGTGCTCGTCGACATCGCGATCGACCAGGGCGGATGCTTCGAGGGCTCGCGTCCCACGACGCACGACGCCCCGACCTTCCGCGTCCACGAAGCGCTGTACTACTGCGTCGCGAACATGCCCGGCGCGGTCCCGCACACCTCGACGCGGGCGCTGTCGAACGCCACCCTGCCCTACATCACGCGGATCGCCGACGCGGGCTGGGACGCCGCGGCATCCGCGGATCCCGCTCTCGCGAAGGGCCTGAACGTCCGCGCCGGCGAGGTCACGAACGAGGGCGTCCGCGCCGCCTTCGCCCTCTGA
- a CDS encoding tripartite tricarboxylate transporter permease, producing MDQLINLADGFAVAFTPQNLLFLVIGAILGTAVGVLPGLGSAMAVALLLPVTFSLDPTGAFIMFASIYFGGLFGDSTAGILLNTPGNSSAIATTFEGHRMAKDGRAAKALGTSAIGAFIGGTIACVLVVFFAPYIVELAKVFGPAEYFALAVFAFVAISAVVADSIVRGLVALGLGFALALVGIDGMTGAERFTGGSPVFFDGISIIVITVGLLAIGEVLHVAGHIRRAGGPGKLVAPSGSPLLSKREWRQALPAFLRGTAFGVPFGAIPVGGSEVPTFLAYGTEKRLARRRGDTDFGSRGAIQGVAAPEAAGNATAGSAMGALLGLGLPTSATAAMMIAAFQQYGMQPGPLLFERSGDLVWPLLASLFLGLIILLIINLPFAAVWAKLLLIPRHYLYAGITVVAMLGVYAIASRVVDLWLALAIGVIGFVMRRFSIPLAPVLIAAILGPMAETQMRRALAVSEGDPTIFVSSPLTVVLYALLAIIVTVSVLQHARHARRERLEAAARRDAPVPAVRR from the coding sequence GTGGATCAGCTGATCAACCTCGCCGACGGATTCGCGGTCGCTTTCACGCCGCAGAACCTCCTGTTCCTCGTCATCGGAGCGATCCTCGGCACCGCCGTGGGTGTGCTCCCCGGCCTCGGCTCGGCGATGGCGGTCGCGCTGCTGCTGCCCGTGACCTTCAGCCTCGACCCCACGGGCGCGTTCATCATGTTCGCCTCGATCTACTTCGGGGGCCTGTTCGGGGACTCGACCGCCGGCATCCTGCTCAATACCCCCGGGAACTCGTCGGCGATCGCCACGACGTTCGAGGGCCATCGCATGGCCAAGGACGGCAGAGCCGCGAAGGCACTCGGCACCTCCGCGATCGGCGCGTTCATCGGCGGCACGATCGCGTGTGTGCTGGTGGTCTTCTTCGCCCCGTACATCGTCGAGCTCGCCAAGGTCTTCGGGCCCGCGGAGTACTTCGCGCTCGCCGTGTTCGCCTTCGTCGCCATCTCGGCCGTCGTCGCGGACTCGATCGTCCGCGGCCTCGTCGCCCTCGGTCTCGGGTTCGCCCTCGCCCTCGTCGGGATCGACGGGATGACGGGAGCCGAACGCTTCACCGGCGGCAGCCCCGTGTTCTTCGACGGGATCTCGATCATCGTGATCACCGTCGGTTTGCTCGCGATCGGCGAGGTCCTGCACGTCGCGGGTCACATCCGCCGCGCGGGCGGCCCGGGAAAGCTCGTCGCCCCGAGCGGCTCGCCGCTGCTGTCGAAGCGCGAGTGGCGGCAGGCTCTGCCCGCGTTCCTGCGCGGCACGGCGTTCGGTGTGCCGTTCGGCGCCATCCCGGTCGGCGGCTCCGAGGTGCCGACGTTCCTCGCGTACGGCACGGAGAAGCGCCTCGCCCGCCGCCGCGGCGACACCGACTTCGGCTCGCGCGGGGCGATCCAGGGCGTCGCCGCCCCCGAGGCCGCGGGCAACGCGACCGCCGGTTCGGCGATGGGCGCCCTGCTGGGCCTGGGCCTTCCGACCTCGGCGACGGCCGCGATGATGATCGCTGCCTTCCAGCAGTACGGGATGCAACCGGGCCCCCTGCTCTTCGAACGCTCCGGCGACCTCGTCTGGCCGCTGTTGGCCAGCCTCTTCCTGGGCCTGATCATCCTGCTGATCATCAACCTGCCCTTCGCGGCGGTGTGGGCGAAGCTCCTGCTGATCCCGCGCCACTACCTGTACGCGGGCATCACGGTCGTCGCGATGCTCGGCGTCTACGCGATCGCTTCGCGCGTGGTCGACCTGTGGCTCGCTCTTGCGATCGGCGTGATCGGCTTCGTCATGCGGCGCTTCTCGATCCCCCTCGCGCCGGTGCTGATCGCCGCGATCCTCGGACCGATGGCCGAGACGCAGATGCGTCGCGCGCTCGCCGTGTCGGAGGGCGACCCGACGATCTTCGTCTCGTCGCCGTTGACGGTCGTGCTGTACGCGCTGCTCGCGATCATCGTCACGGTGAGCGTCCTGCAGCACGCGCGTCACGCCCGCCGCGAGCGTCTCGAGGCCGCCGCCCGCCGCGACGCCCCGGTCCCCGCCGTGCGCCGCTGA
- a CDS encoding TetR/AcrR family transcriptional regulator, which translates to MTAPPPRHDVRERIVGAAADLLREEGSAAVTTRAVAERAGIQAPTIYRLFGDKEGLLDAVAEHAMARFSAEKVASLSPAAAPRDPVEELRHGWSETLRFGVDNPDLYVILSDPRRGRDSPALAAGIRALEERVRRVAAAGRLRVTEARAVNLIHAAGTGAILSLIQRPVAERDPDLAETLFDAVLDRILDRTASPLPSPDDAGHRTAAVTLRAVASDLGALSAAERALLAEWLDRVIAEG; encoded by the coding sequence ATGACCGCCCCGCCGCCCCGGCACGACGTCCGCGAACGGATCGTCGGCGCCGCGGCCGACCTGCTCCGGGAGGAGGGTTCCGCCGCCGTGACGACGCGCGCTGTCGCCGAGCGCGCGGGAATACAGGCGCCGACCATCTACCGGTTGTTCGGAGACAAGGAAGGGCTTCTCGACGCCGTCGCGGAGCATGCGATGGCGCGCTTCAGCGCCGAGAAGGTCGCCTCCCTCTCACCCGCGGCCGCTCCACGCGACCCCGTCGAGGAGCTCCGTCACGGGTGGAGCGAGACGCTGAGGTTCGGCGTCGACAACCCCGATCTCTACGTCATCCTGAGCGATCCCCGACGCGGTCGCGACTCCCCCGCTCTGGCCGCCGGGATCCGTGCGCTCGAGGAGCGCGTCCGACGCGTCGCGGCGGCCGGCCGTCTCCGCGTGACCGAGGCCCGCGCGGTGAACCTCATTCACGCCGCGGGTACGGGAGCCATCCTGTCGCTGATCCAGCGGCCCGTCGCGGAGCGCGATCCCGATCTCGCCGAGACCCTCTTCGACGCCGTGCTGGACCGGATCCTCGACCGCACGGCATCCCCGCTCCCCTCCCCCGACGACGCGGGTCACCGCACCGCCGCCGTCACTCTGCGGGCCGTCGCGTCCGATCTCGGTGCTCTGTCCGCCGCCGAGCGCGCGCTGCTCGCCGAGTGGCTCGATCGCGTCATCGCGGAAGGCTGA
- a CDS encoding glycerate kinase: MTTVLLAPDGFKGSITAADAAAALAAGWLDARPDDVTIARPMADGGEGTAAAFLAAIPGARRMPMRVTGPHGREVAASWILLPPTAAAPNGTGVVDLASTSGIELLGSSLRPLDADTRGFGQAIAAAIEHGVSRLVLGIGSSASTDAGFGVLTALGARITDATGTDAAPGLRGVRTAVHLDRSCLRPPPPGGAVVLTDVRSPLTGPAGAAAVFGPQKGLIDISGADAALARAAVLLDTDPLAPGAGAAGGTGAALRAWGAELVPGAEAVAELIGMREAVARADIVVTGEGAFDASSAAGKVPVRLAALAADRPVALVAGRIAPDADTSAFTTTIALDDLAGSPAAALADPVRWLRAAGHVLAERLGSS; the protein is encoded by the coding sequence GTGACCACCGTGCTGCTCGCGCCCGACGGCTTCAAGGGCTCGATCACCGCCGCCGATGCCGCCGCAGCCCTCGCCGCCGGGTGGCTCGACGCGCGTCCCGACGACGTCACGATCGCCCGCCCCATGGCAGACGGGGGAGAGGGCACCGCCGCCGCCTTCCTCGCGGCGATTCCCGGCGCGCGCCGGATGCCCATGCGGGTGACCGGTCCGCACGGCCGCGAGGTCGCGGCATCCTGGATCCTCCTCCCACCGACCGCCGCCGCGCCGAACGGCACCGGGGTGGTCGATCTGGCGTCTACGTCGGGCATCGAGCTCCTCGGGAGCAGCCTCCGCCCGCTCGACGCCGACACCCGCGGCTTCGGGCAGGCGATCGCCGCCGCGATCGAGCACGGCGTCTCGCGACTCGTCCTCGGCATTGGTTCGAGCGCGTCGACCGACGCCGGCTTCGGCGTCCTCACCGCCCTCGGCGCGCGGATCACGGATGCCACCGGCACCGACGCCGCGCCCGGATTGCGGGGCGTGCGCACCGCCGTCCACCTGGACCGTTCCTGCCTGCGCCCACCCCCGCCGGGCGGGGCGGTGGTGCTGACCGACGTCCGGAGTCCGCTCACCGGGCCCGCGGGCGCGGCTGCGGTGTTCGGTCCGCAGAAGGGGCTCATCGACATCTCCGGGGCGGATGCCGCCCTCGCCCGCGCCGCCGTGCTGCTCGACACCGACCCCCTCGCGCCCGGAGCCGGAGCCGCCGGCGGAACCGGGGCGGCCCTGCGGGCGTGGGGTGCCGAGCTCGTTCCCGGAGCCGAGGCCGTCGCCGAGCTCATCGGGATGCGCGAGGCCGTCGCCCGCGCCGACATCGTGGTCACCGGGGAGGGGGCGTTCGACGCGAGTTCGGCGGCCGGAAAGGTCCCCGTCCGTCTCGCGGCGCTCGCCGCAGACCGTCCGGTCGCGCTCGTCGCGGGACGGATCGCTCCGGATGCCGACACCTCGGCGTTCACGACCACGATCGCGCTCGACGACCTCGCGGGTTCCCCCGCCGCCGCCCTCGCCGACCCCGTCCGCTGGCTGCGCGCCGCGGGCCACGTGCTCGCCGAGCGGCTCGGTTCGTCCTGA